In Deltaproteobacteria bacterium GWC2_55_46, a single window of DNA contains:
- a CDS encoding Fis family transcriptional regulator, giving the protein MSKQRIIIVDDEKDMRDFLEIMLRKEGYDALGVESAPVALEEIKSRGADLVISDVRMPVMGGVDFLKAMKEMDPEALVVMITAYASVETAIDAMKAGAYDYFTKPFNIDEVKFTVRKALELKRLERENRLLKNELKSRLGFSNIIGTSPRMAEVYSLIMSVAKTRTNVFISGESGTGKELIARAIHNESDRKDRPFVAVNCGAIPENLLESELFGHVRGAFTGAVASREGLAEQADGGTLFLDEITELPLHLQVKLLRFIQERSFRRVGGGNDISVDIRLVAASNRDVESEVKAGRFREDLFYRLNVIRIAMPPLRERKEDIPHLCRHFLEKYNKALAKDVKKISEEAMRSLMDYDYSGNVRELENIIERSVTLEEGTEAALESLPDHLRAPQPSLPALSVVPVGAQGLGVPDGGMDLEKTVEDFEKAIITDALKKAGGVKKRAAELLGLSFRSMRYKLSKYAIHED; this is encoded by the coding sequence ATGAGCAAACAGCGTATAATAATAGTTGACGACGAAAAGGACATGAGGGACTTCCTTGAGATAATGCTCAGGAAGGAAGGGTATGACGCGTTGGGGGTGGAATCGGCCCCTGTCGCCCTCGAAGAGATAAAGAGCCGCGGGGCCGACCTCGTCATCTCTGACGTAAGGATGCCCGTGATGGGCGGGGTGGACTTCCTTAAGGCCATGAAGGAAATGGACCCCGAAGCCCTCGTCGTGATGATAACCGCCTACGCCTCCGTTGAGACGGCCATCGACGCGATGAAGGCTGGCGCTTACGATTATTTCACCAAGCCCTTCAATATAGACGAGGTAAAGTTCACCGTAAGGAAGGCGCTGGAGCTTAAGAGGCTGGAGCGCGAGAACAGGCTCCTCAAAAACGAGCTTAAATCCAGGCTCGGCTTCTCCAATATCATAGGCACAAGCCCGAGGATGGCCGAGGTCTACTCTCTCATAATGAGCGTTGCCAAGACAAGGACCAACGTCTTCATAAGCGGGGAGAGCGGCACCGGGAAAGAGCTTATCGCCAGGGCCATACACAACGAGAGCGACAGGAAGGATAGGCCTTTCGTTGCGGTCAATTGCGGGGCGATACCTGAAAACCTCCTTGAAAGCGAGCTCTTCGGCCATGTGAGGGGGGCTTTTACCGGCGCCGTGGCCAGCAGGGAAGGGCTTGCGGAGCAGGCCGACGGCGGGACCCTCTTCCTCGATGAGATAACCGAGCTGCCGCTGCATCTGCAGGTGAAGCTCCTGCGTTTCATACAGGAGAGGAGCTTCAGGCGTGTCGGCGGGGGCAACGACATAAGCGTCGATATAAGGCTTGTCGCCGCGTCAAACAGGGATGTCGAATCAGAGGTAAAGGCGGGGAGGTTCCGTGAAGACCTCTTCTACAGGCTAAACGTCATAAGGATCGCCATGCCGCCTCTCAGGGAGCGCAAGGAGGATATCCCACACCTTTGCAGGCATTTTTTAGAGAAGTACAACAAGGCACTTGCCAAGGACGTAAAAAAGATATCTGAAGAGGCCATGCGCTCTCTTATGGACTATGATTATTCAGGCAACGTCAGGGAGCTTGAAAATATCATCGAGCGCTCTGTTACCCTTGAAGAGGGTACAGAGGCGGCCCTTGAAAGTCTGCCGGACCATCTGAGGGCGCCTCAGCCGTCTCTTCCGGCGCTCTCCGTCGTGCCTGTCGGCGCGCAGGGCCTTGGCGTCCCTGATGGAGGGATGGACCTTGAAAAGACCGTCGAGGATTTTGAAAAGGCGATAATAACCGATGCCCTCAAGAAAGCGGGTGGAGTAAAGAAAAGGGCCGCGGAGCTTCTTGGTCTCTCTTTCAGGTCGATGAGATACAAGCTCAGCAAGTATGCCATCCATGAGGACTGA
- a CDS encoding pilus assembly protein PilC, giving the protein MPIFVYSGRTLSGDGKKGEIEAASLAQATAALRRQQIMPASISQKKAGFALSDIKIPGLGKGVKTKDIVIFSRQFATMIDAGLPLVQCLDILASQQENAEFKKVLLDVKSSVEGGSTFADALKKHPKVFDDLYVNLIAAGEIGGILDTILNRLSSFLEKSEKLKGKVKSAMTYPTAVIVIASLVVSGLLLWVVPIFEDMFSGFGQALPAPTQMVVKMSNVLKSYWYAIIATGVGIGVGLNRAYKTPKGRRVMDKTFLKLPVLGDLIRKTAVARFTRTLGTMLSSGVPILEGLEIVSKTAGNVIIEEAVLKARTSLSQGKTLADPLMETKVFPGMVTQMIAVGESTGALDTMLTKIADFYEEEVDQAVEALTSLIEPLLMAFLGIVVGGLVIALYLPIFQIAGAAGS; this is encoded by the coding sequence ATGCCTATTTTCGTCTACAGCGGCAGGACACTCAGCGGGGATGGGAAAAAGGGGGAAATAGAGGCGGCGAGCCTCGCCCAGGCAACCGCTGCCTTGAGGCGCCAGCAGATAATGCCCGCCTCCATCTCGCAGAAGAAGGCGGGGTTCGCGCTCTCCGATATAAAGATACCCGGCCTTGGCAAGGGCGTCAAGACAAAGGACATAGTCATCTTCAGCCGCCAGTTCGCCACGATGATAGACGCCGGCCTCCCGCTCGTGCAGTGCCTTGATATCCTCGCGAGCCAGCAGGAGAACGCCGAGTTCAAGAAGGTCCTCCTCGACGTGAAATCCTCTGTAGAAGGCGGCTCGACATTCGCCGACGCGCTCAAGAAGCACCCGAAGGTATTCGACGACCTTTACGTCAACCTCATAGCCGCCGGAGAGATCGGCGGCATCCTCGATACCATACTTAACAGGCTATCGTCCTTCCTTGAGAAATCCGAGAAGCTCAAGGGCAAGGTAAAGAGCGCGATGACCTACCCGACCGCGGTCATCGTCATAGCCTCGCTTGTAGTAAGCGGCCTGCTTCTCTGGGTCGTCCCCATATTCGAGGATATGTTCTCCGGCTTCGGCCAGGCCCTGCCGGCGCCGACCCAGATGGTCGTCAAGATGAGCAACGTACTTAAGTCCTACTGGTACGCCATCATCGCCACCGGCGTAGGCATAGGAGTTGGTCTCAACAGGGCCTATAAGACCCCCAAGGGGCGCAGGGTCATGGACAAGACCTTCCTTAAGCTCCCGGTGCTTGGCGACCTCATAAGAAAGACCGCCGTCGCCAGGTTCACGAGGACGCTCGGCACGATGCTCTCAAGCGGAGTGCCTATACTCGAAGGGCTTGAGATAGTCTCCAAGACCGCCGGGAACGTCATCATAGAAGAGGCGGTCCTCAAGGCGCGCACCTCGCTCAGCCAGGGCAAGACCCTTGCCGACCCGCTTATGGAGACAAAGGTCTTCCCCGGCATGGTGACCCAGATGATAGCTGTGGGAGAGTCAACCGGCGCGCTAGATACCATGCTCACGAAGATAGCGGACTTTTACGAAGAGGAGGTCGACCAGGCCGTCGAGGCGCTGACCTCCCTTATCGAGCCATTGCTGATGGCCTTCCTCGGCATCGTCGTCGGAGGCCTTGTCATAGCGCTCTATCTCCCGATATTCCAGATAGCCGGCGCAGCCGGAAGCTAA
- a CDS encoding type IV pili twitching motility protein PilT yields MAVEGNKYNIQELLRVMIDQGGSDLHITAGSPPRIRLHGKLAPMSTPALTGIESKQLCYSILTDAQKHKFEEENELDFSFGIKGLSRFRGNLFVQRGTVAGAFRTIPFKIMSFQELGLPPIMEDLSKKPRGLVLVTGPTGSGKSTTLASIIDKINTERAEHIITVEDPIEYLHNSKMALVNQREVGYDTHAFKKALKYILRQDPDVVLLGELRDMETIETALTIAETGHLCFATLHTNSCVQTINRIVDVFPADQQPQVRAQLSFVLEGVLSQLLIPRADGKGRVISLEVMVPNAAIRNLIREDKIHQIYSQMQVGQAKFGMQTMNQSLMSLYSRRLITLEEALGRSQEPDELRQMLVNAGVLRTGAPTGRTM; encoded by the coding sequence ATGGCGGTTGAAGGCAATAAATACAATATTCAGGAGCTTCTGCGGGTGATGATCGACCAGGGCGGAAGCGATTTGCATATAACGGCTGGCTCGCCTCCGAGGATAAGGCTTCACGGCAAACTGGCCCCGATGAGCACCCCGGCGTTAACAGGCATTGAATCAAAGCAGCTCTGCTACTCCATTCTGACAGACGCCCAGAAGCATAAGTTCGAAGAGGAAAACGAGCTGGATTTCTCATTCGGCATCAAGGGCCTCTCCCGTTTCAGGGGCAACCTCTTCGTCCAGAGGGGCACCGTGGCCGGCGCCTTCAGGACCATCCCCTTTAAGATCATGTCCTTCCAGGAGCTTGGCCTTCCGCCCATAATGGAAGACCTTTCGAAGAAGCCGCGCGGCCTCGTACTCGTCACTGGCCCCACCGGGAGCGGCAAGTCCACGACGCTCGCGTCAATCATAGACAAGATAAACACCGAAAGGGCAGAGCACATAATAACCGTCGAGGACCCTATAGAGTACCTCCATAACTCCAAGATGGCGCTCGTGAACCAGAGGGAGGTCGGGTACGACACGCACGCCTTCAAAAAGGCGTTGAAGTATATCCTCAGGCAGGACCCGGACGTGGTGCTCCTCGGAGAGCTAAGGGACATGGAGACCATCGAGACCGCGCTCACCATCGCCGAGACGGGCCACCTTTGTTTCGCGACCCTTCACACCAACTCATGCGTGCAGACCATAAACAGGATCGTGGACGTATTTCCCGCTGACCAGCAGCCGCAGGTAAGGGCGCAGCTCTCCTTCGTCCTCGAAGGGGTGCTCTCGCAGCTATTGATACCCAGGGCTGACGGCAAGGGCAGGGTCATATCGCTCGAGGTGATGGTGCCGAACGCCGCCATAAGGAACCTCATCAGGGAGGACAAGATACACCAGATTTACTCGCAGATGCAGGTTGGCCAGGCAAAGTTCGGGATGCAGACCATGAACCAGAGCCTCATGAGCCTTTACTCCAGGAGGCTTATTACCCTCGAGGAGGCCCTCGGGAGGAGCCAGGAGCCTGATGAGCTCCGCCAGATGCTCGTTAACGCTGGCGTGTTGAGGACCGGCGCGCCAACAGGGAGGACGATGTAA
- a CDS encoding type IV-A pilus assembly ATPase PilB produces the protein MTDRIGELLLRERLITPEQLKKAIDEQKKSGGRLGFNLAKLGYITEKDLTSFLSRQYGIPTIDLSVQEVDHEIVKLIPEDVAQKYQVIPVTRTGSTLVVAMADPSNIFAIDDIKFLTGYNVEPLVASDTAIKSAIEKYYETPEMGLEGVLTEFDEGEMEVIKEEEEVDLSDLKKAVEDAPVVKLVNLILTDAIKKGASDIHIEPYEKHFRVRYRIDGVLMEVMKPPMKLKNAIVSRIKIMSNLDIAERRLPQDGRIKLKLSKNKEMDYRVSVLPTLFGEKVCCRLLDKANLQLDMTKLGFEEKALKDFMGAIHRPWGIVLVTGPTGSGKTTTLYSALSELNKISENISTAEDPVEFNLMGINQVQMHEDIGLNFAASLRSFLRQDPDIIMVGEVRDYETAEIAIKAALTGHLVLSTLHTNDAPSTVNRLLNMGIEPFLVSSSCNLILAQRLARKICKDCRVKAPIAEKVLLDLGVTPEEAKKMEICKGNGCATCGGSGYKGRIALYEVMPFTDTIKDLVLNGASSVEIKRAAIKDGMKSLRMSGVTKAGEGVTTLEEVLRVTMAD, from the coding sequence ATGACAGACAGGATAGGCGAGCTTCTTCTAAGGGAAAGACTCATCACGCCGGAGCAGCTGAAGAAGGCGATAGATGAGCAGAAAAAGAGCGGGGGAAGGCTTGGCTTTAACCTCGCGAAGCTCGGCTATATTACCGAAAAGGACCTCACCTCTTTTTTAAGCAGGCAGTACGGTATCCCCACCATTGACCTTTCCGTCCAGGAAGTAGACCACGAGATAGTAAAGCTCATCCCTGAGGACGTTGCCCAGAAATACCAGGTAATACCGGTCACCAGGACCGGCTCTACACTGGTCGTCGCGATGGCCGACCCCTCGAATATATTCGCCATAGACGACATAAAGTTCCTCACTGGCTATAACGTCGAGCCGCTTGTGGCCTCTGACACCGCCATAAAGAGCGCCATCGAGAAGTATTACGAGACCCCTGAGATGGGCCTCGAAGGGGTGCTCACGGAGTTCGACGAGGGCGAGATGGAGGTCATCAAGGAAGAGGAAGAGGTAGACCTCTCGGACCTCAAGAAGGCGGTAGAGGACGCGCCTGTTGTAAAGCTCGTCAACCTCATCCTGACCGACGCCATAAAAAAGGGCGCGAGCGACATACACATCGAGCCTTACGAAAAGCACTTCCGCGTACGGTACAGGATAGACGGCGTCCTGATGGAGGTGATGAAGCCTCCCATGAAGCTCAAGAACGCGATAGTCTCCAGGATAAAGATAATGAGCAACCTGGACATCGCCGAGAGGAGGCTCCCGCAGGACGGCAGGATAAAGCTCAAGCTCTCGAAGAACAAGGAGATGGACTACAGGGTCTCGGTCCTTCCCACCCTTTTTGGCGAGAAGGTCTGCTGCAGGCTCCTCGATAAAGCGAACCTCCAGCTCGACATGACCAAGCTCGGATTCGAGGAGAAGGCATTAAAAGACTTCATGGGTGCCATTCACAGGCCTTGGGGCATCGTGCTGGTAACGGGCCCCACCGGAAGCGGAAAGACTACTACGCTCTACTCGGCGTTGTCCGAGCTTAACAAGATAAGCGAGAACATATCCACGGCTGAAGACCCGGTCGAGTTCAACCTCATGGGCATCAACCAGGTCCAGATGCATGAGGACATCGGGCTTAACTTCGCGGCGTCATTGAGGAGTTTCCTGCGTCAGGACCCGGACATCATAATGGTCGGAGAGGTAAGGGACTACGAAACTGCCGAGATAGCGATAAAGGCGGCCCTTACCGGCCACCTGGTGCTTTCCACCCTCCATACCAACGACGCGCCCTCGACTGTAAACAGGCTGCTTAACATGGGCATAGAGCCTTTCCTCGTATCGTCGTCATGCAACCTCATATTGGCGCAGAGGCTTGCCAGGAAGATCTGCAAGGACTGCAGGGTAAAGGCACCGATAGCTGAAAAGGTGCTCCTTGACCTGGGTGTCACGCCAGAGGAGGCCAAAAAAATGGAGATATGCAAGGGGAACGGCTGCGCCACGTGCGGAGGGAGCGGCTACAAGGGCAGGATCGCCCTCTACGAGGTAATGCCGTTTACCGATACGATAAAAGACCTGGTCCTTAACGGGGCCTCCTCGGTCGAGATAAAGAGGGCGGCCATAAAAGACGGGATGAAGAGCTTGAGGATGAGCGGCGTGACCAAGGCTGGCGAGGGTGTCACGACTCTCGAAGAGGTCTTGAGGGTGACCATGGCCGACTGA
- a CDS encoding CDP-diacylglycerol--glycerol-3-phosphate 3-phosphatidyltransferase, producing the protein MRNGTEPRWNLPNSISLIRIVTAPVFVLMLLSPGKGMSLASAVFFALVCTTDWLDGYVARKRGIVTSLGKFLDPLADKLLITTAFIMLIPLGRVPAWVVALMIGREIAVTGLRAIASDAGVVIAASRLGKFKTISQIVCLVPLLVHYTYYGFDFHLAGAILLSVAFILTMWSGIDYFIGFFRAEKAAEN; encoded by the coding sequence ATGCGCAACGGAACAGAGCCCCGCTGGAACCTTCCCAACAGCATCTCTCTTATCAGGATAGTTACAGCCCCGGTATTTGTTTTGATGCTTCTTTCGCCCGGCAAGGGCATGAGCCTCGCCTCTGCCGTCTTCTTCGCGCTCGTATGCACGACAGACTGGCTCGACGGATATGTGGCGAGAAAGAGGGGGATCGTCACTTCGCTCGGCAAGTTCCTCGACCCGCTCGCCGACAAGCTCCTCATCACTACCGCTTTCATAATGCTCATTCCGCTCGGCAGGGTGCCTGCCTGGGTGGTCGCCCTCATGATAGGAAGGGAGATAGCTGTAACGGGGCTCCGCGCCATAGCCTCTGACGCGGGTGTTGTCATAGCTGCAAGCCGCCTTGGAAAGTTCAAGACGATATCCCAGATAGTCTGCCTTGTCCCGCTCCTTGTCCACTACACCTATTACGGCTTTGACTTCCATCTTGCCGGCGCCATACTGCTCTCCGTCGCGTTCATACTGACCATGTGGTCAGGTATCGATTATTTCATCGGGTTTTTCAGGGCTGAAAAGGCCGCTGAAAATTGA
- a CDS encoding L-aspartate oxidase — METKSDFLIIGSGIAGLTFALKAASSGSVALVTKRGLSESATYYAQGGIASVISAEDTFDAHIKDTLYAGAGLCDRDIAELVVRDGPARIQDLIALGVKFSIRQENGHELDLGKEGGHSKRRIVHAEDLTGRAVENALVAAVRAHTGITVYEEHIAIDLIPHSKFVSPSGKEAVWGAYVLDKGTGEVSTFLARATVLATGGAGKVYLYTSNPDIATGDGLAMGYRVGAEVANMEFIQFHPTCLYHPRAKSFLISEAVRGEGGVLRLKDGTPFMKTHHQMADLAPRDIVARAIDYELKKSGDDCVYLDISGKPADFVRARFPNLYKKCLEFGFDMTKEPIPVVPAAHYTCGGLKTDNNGRTSVGRLYAIGEVAWTGLHGANRLASNSLLEALVFADRASAHASLMIKADKDEVPLIPRWQTGGAIVSDEAVVITQNWDEIRRFMWNYVGIVRSDRRLERADRRISLLKNEINEYYWDFTITNNLVELRNIATVAELIIKSARMRKESRGLHYNMDYPGKDDENFLKDTILTI, encoded by the coding sequence TTGGAGACAAAGTCTGATTTTCTCATCATAGGCAGCGGCATCGCCGGGCTAACGTTCGCCCTCAAGGCGGCCTCGTCAGGCAGCGTCGCGCTTGTGACCAAGCGGGGTTTGAGCGAATCCGCCACCTACTATGCCCAGGGCGGGATAGCGTCCGTTATAAGCGCCGAGGACACCTTTGACGCGCACATAAAAGACACGCTTTACGCGGGGGCCGGCCTCTGCGACAGAGATATAGCAGAGCTGGTGGTACGGGACGGCCCGGCGAGGATACAGGACCTCATTGCGCTCGGGGTCAAGTTCTCCATCAGGCAAGAGAACGGCCATGAGCTCGACCTCGGCAAGGAGGGCGGCCATTCCAAGCGAAGGATCGTCCACGCCGAGGACCTTACAGGCAGGGCGGTCGAAAACGCGCTTGTAGCGGCGGTAAGGGCGCACACTGGCATAACAGTCTACGAAGAGCATATAGCCATAGACCTCATACCGCATTCAAAATTCGTCTCCCCGTCTGGCAAAGAGGCGGTCTGGGGCGCCTATGTCCTCGATAAGGGCACGGGAGAGGTCTCTACCTTCCTCGCAAGGGCCACAGTGCTGGCCACGGGAGGGGCAGGCAAGGTCTATCTCTATACCAGCAACCCTGACATAGCCACAGGCGATGGGCTTGCAATGGGCTACCGCGTTGGCGCGGAGGTCGCCAACATGGAGTTCATCCAGTTCCACCCGACCTGCCTTTACCATCCAAGGGCCAAGAGCTTCCTCATATCAGAGGCGGTACGCGGAGAAGGCGGGGTGCTGCGCCTCAAGGACGGCACGCCTTTCATGAAGACGCACCACCAGATGGCAGACCTTGCCCCGAGGGACATAGTAGCGAGGGCTATAGACTACGAGCTAAAAAAGAGCGGGGACGACTGCGTCTACCTGGACATAAGCGGCAAGCCGGCCGATTTCGTCCGCGCCCGCTTCCCGAACCTCTACAAAAAGTGCCTTGAGTTCGGCTTTGACATGACCAAAGAGCCCATCCCGGTAGTCCCGGCAGCCCATTACACCTGCGGCGGCTTGAAGACCGACAACAACGGCAGGACAAGCGTCGGGAGGCTCTACGCCATAGGCGAGGTCGCCTGGACCGGACTTCACGGGGCCAACCGCCTCGCCTCCAACTCGCTCCTTGAGGCCCTTGTCTTCGCTGACAGGGCCTCAGCCCACGCGAGCCTCATGATAAAGGCCGACAAAGACGAAGTGCCTCTGATACCGCGGTGGCAGACAGGCGGGGCTATAGTGAGCGACGAGGCGGTTGTGATCACCCAGAACTGGGACGAGATAAGGCGGTTCATGTGGAACTACGTCGGGATCGTCCGCTCGGACAGAAGACTTGAACGGGCCGACAGGAGGATATCGCTTTTAAAGAACGAGATAAACGAGTATTACTGGGATTTTACCATCACCAACAACCTCGTGGAACTGAGGAACATCGCCACCGTAGCCGAGCTTATCATAAAGTCGGCCAGGATGAGGAAGGAGTCCAGGGGCCTTCATTACAACATGGACTACCCTGGAAAAGATGATGAGAACTTCCTTAAAGATACTATTCTAACTATTTAA
- a CDS encoding S-layer protein, protein MRKLSALALLLVVFIFSCSKTPVRCTAPEDNPAHHYLTGMELLEAGKTDAAAEKFSRSSWCDEKYSPAHAGAAIAMAFKARDVKDDKYRSQEVKKVYGELKAAKKNADTPEDEFAWRLASMRVDSILKGNGWLKDVEKSYRGALKLKVDPVKLPYYQARESADYFMGIAYMEAREFQQARERFAQVLNSRQEGRWHGPSDVAWKRTDKAVRALSGITLGDIGKGIALRDTVTRADMAALFVDEIKVDKLFAGRIPEKAKEPPFVPADVLSSPFREEVSSMVKWGVRGLEPVYDESTRAYLFRPEEPVKRKELALALEDIVIKLTGNAKIASAFLGHRNSPFPDVETSSPWYNAIMSVTTRNLMETGLSGEFRPDEPVDGAEAIMAIRALRHQLNIY, encoded by the coding sequence ATGAGGAAGCTTTCAGCCCTTGCGCTCCTCCTCGTTGTATTTATCTTCTCCTGCTCGAAGACGCCAGTAAGGTGCACGGCGCCAGAGGACAACCCGGCCCACCATTATCTCACCGGCATGGAGCTGCTTGAGGCAGGCAAAACCGATGCCGCCGCCGAAAAGTTCAGCCGTTCCTCCTGGTGCGATGAGAAGTACTCGCCCGCGCACGCAGGAGCCGCCATTGCCATGGCGTTCAAGGCCAGGGACGTAAAGGATGATAAATACCGTAGCCAAGAGGTAAAAAAAGTATACGGAGAACTAAAGGCAGCGAAAAAAAATGCCGATACCCCTGAGGACGAGTTCGCGTGGAGGCTCGCTTCCATGAGGGTAGACAGCATACTTAAGGGCAATGGCTGGCTAAAGGACGTTGAGAAGAGCTACAGGGGAGCCCTGAAGCTCAAGGTCGATCCCGTTAAGCTCCCATACTATCAGGCAAGGGAGTCTGCCGATTACTTCATGGGGATCGCCTACATGGAGGCCAGGGAGTTCCAGCAGGCAAGGGAGCGCTTCGCTCAAGTCCTTAACTCAAGGCAGGAGGGCAGGTGGCACGGACCATCTGACGTGGCGTGGAAGAGGACAGATAAGGCCGTAAGGGCCCTTTCCGGCATAACGCTCGGTGACATCGGAAAGGGGATAGCCCTGAGGGATACGGTTACCAGGGCCGATATGGCCGCCCTTTTCGTAGACGAGATAAAGGTCGATAAGCTTTTCGCGGGACGCATCCCTGAAAAAGCGAAGGAGCCGCCGTTTGTCCCGGCTGACGTCCTTTCAAGCCCGTTCAGGGAAGAGGTCTCATCGATGGTCAAGTGGGGCGTCCGCGGCCTTGAGCCTGTCTATGACGAGAGCACTCGCGCGTATCTTTTCAGGCCCGAAGAGCCGGTAAAGAGAAAAGAGCTGGCATTGGCCCTCGAGGACATAGTGATAAAGCTTACGGGCAACGCAAAGATTGCCTCGGCGTTTTTAGGGCACAGGAACTCGCCATTCCCTGACGTTGAGACCTCTTCGCCCTGGTACAACGCCATTATGAGCGTGACCACAAGGAACCTGATGGAGACCGGGCTTTCAGGCGAATTCAGGCCGGATGAGCCTGTGGACGGGGCCGAGGCGATAATGGCGATAAGGGCGCTTCGCCATCAGTTGAATATCTATTAA
- a CDS encoding hydrolase produces MLKVREEFLRGADALAGRLTELSDCFYRNPELGLKEEKTSSAMRALLKEAGFVVEAGIAGMPTAFRATLGAGRPAVAILAEMDALPGIGHACGHNIAGTASIGAGAALAMALSGPLKPGQGTLMVLGTPAEELGKGKIEMIKAGVFDDIDAAMMVHGSSKRKVVKHFLGLVRLNFTFHGRSSHASAYPEEGINALDAVILLFNSVGLLRQQLRGDVRVHGIITDGGKAPNIIPERASASFYVRAKDLTELASVRERVINCARGAASATGCTLEAVEAGDLNAPMKINMAFADVYRRSLKELGLAEATEAAEKNVGSSDIGNVSQVIPTIHPHVPIRDGINIHTHEFADATITPDGHRALIEGVKALGLTAIELLFNPEAMEAVKKDFKTGD; encoded by the coding sequence ATGTTAAAGGTCAGGGAGGAATTTCTAAGGGGAGCTGACGCGTTAGCCGGAAGGCTTACCGAGCTTAGCGACTGTTTTTACAGGAACCCTGAGCTGGGGCTAAAGGAGGAGAAGACTTCGTCCGCGATGCGGGCCCTGCTCAAGGAGGCGGGCTTTGTTGTTGAAGCAGGTATTGCCGGTATGCCGACGGCATTCAGGGCGACCCTTGGCGCCGGAAGGCCCGCTGTGGCCATTCTCGCAGAGATGGACGCGCTCCCCGGAATAGGCCACGCCTGCGGCCATAATATAGCGGGGACCGCTTCCATCGGCGCTGGCGCGGCCCTTGCCATGGCGCTTTCCGGCCCTTTAAAGCCGGGGCAGGGCACGCTCATGGTGCTCGGCACGCCAGCTGAGGAGCTTGGCAAGGGAAAGATAGAGATGATAAAGGCCGGCGTCTTTGACGATATCGACGCCGCGATGATGGTGCACGGATCGTCAAAGAGAAAGGTCGTGAAGCACTTCCTCGGCCTCGTGAGGCTCAACTTTACCTTCCACGGCAGGTCAAGCCATGCCTCTGCCTATCCAGAAGAGGGGATAAACGCCCTTGACGCCGTAATACTGCTCTTTAACTCAGTAGGGTTACTGCGTCAGCAGCTAAGAGGCGATGTCAGAGTGCACGGCATAATAACGGACGGCGGCAAGGCCCCGAACATAATCCCGGAGAGGGCCTCGGCGAGCTTTTACGTAAGGGCGAAGGACTTAACCGAGCTTGCTTCAGTAAGGGAGCGTGTCATAAACTGCGCCAGGGGCGCGGCATCGGCCACGGGCTGCACCCTTGAGGCGGTTGAGGCCGGGGACCTCAATGCCCCGATGAAGATAAACATGGCCTTCGCGGATGTCTACAGGCGCTCTCTTAAAGAGCTTGGATTGGCGGAAGCCACTGAGGCCGCTGAGAAGAACGTCGGCTCATCCGATATAGGCAACGTCTCTCAGGTCATACCCACCATCCATCCGCATGTGCCCATAAGGGACGGCATAAACATCCACACCCACGAGTTCGCTGACGCAACCATCACCCCGGACGGCCACAGGGCGCTCATCGAAGGCGTAAAGGCCTTGGGGCTCACGGCCATCGAGCTGCTCTTTAACCCGGAAGCGATGGAGGCCGTAAAAAAGGATTTTAAGACGGGGGACTAG